One Rosa chinensis cultivar Old Blush chromosome 5, RchiOBHm-V2, whole genome shotgun sequence genomic region harbors:
- the LOC112168259 gene encoding protein LIGHT-DEPENDENT SHORT HYPOCOTYLS 4, whose product MSAAAAAAAAAVAVSRSSSSNSSSSAETYHHLHHHQSFMAPSLPVAPQLSRYESQKRRDWITFGQYLKNHRPPLTLSRCSGAHVLEFLRYLDQFGKTKVHGSACPFYGHPHPPAPCPCPLRQAWGSLDALIGRLRAAFEENGGLPETNPFGARAVRLYLREVRDTQAKARGIAYEKKKRKKPTPPQRTTQLLQQHEEQGQHGNFVSGYGGAGVGVGGGSAQPNGVMLGGASSTAARGSMMPLSVLNC is encoded by the coding sequence ATGTCAGCAGCGGCGGCCGCGGCAGCTGCTGCAGTGGCGGTGAGCCGTTCGAGCTCCAGCAACAGCAGCTCGAGCGCGGAGACCTAccaccacctccaccatcaCCAATCGTTCATGGCACCGTCGCTGCCTGTGGCGCCTCAGCTCAGCCGTTACGAGTCGCAGAAGAGGAGGGACTGGATCACTTTTGGTCAGTATCTGAAGAACCATCGCCCGCCGCTGACTCTGTCACGGTGCAGCGGAGCCCATGTGCTGGAGTTTCTGAGGTACTTGGACCAGTTCGGGAAGACCAAGGTCCACGGGAGTGCCTGCCCTTTCTACGGCCACCCCCACCCGCCAGCGCCGTGTCCCTGCCCGCTGCGGCAGGCCTGGGGCAGCCTGGACGCGCTCATTGGGCGGCTGAGGGCAGCGTTCGAGGAGAATGGCGGGCTGCCAGAGACAAACCCTTTCGGCGCACGCGCCGTGAGGCTGTACCTGAGGGAAGTGAGGGACACGCAGGCCAAAGCTAGAGGGATTGCTTATGAGAAGAAGAAGCGAAAGAAGCCAACGCCACCACAAAGGACGACACAACTGCTGCAGCAGCACGAGGAGCAAGGGCAACATGGCAATTTTGTTTCTGGTTACGGTGGTGCTGGGGTTGGAGTTGGTGGTGGCTCAGCTCAGCCAAATGGGGTTATGCTCGGTGGAGCTTCGTCTACTGCTGCGAGAGGATCCATGATGCCGCTATCAGTGTTGAACTGCTAA